The Glandiceps talaboti chromosome 19, keGlaTala1.1, whole genome shotgun sequence genome contains a region encoding:
- the LOC144450343 gene encoding uncharacterized protein LOC144450343: MMMLVFLFAVFIGCFHANVAEITIAEGSLATEGSFRITTKYEGRITFSLTLMNSLPTTESVKSHRLDVYLSNDPSLSLKSREYTTSSDTAFPIEVAPVNEDGTVVTDLTTVVVADYQNCDKYSYFCVVYDSYRRNGWQCINVRDNIVCPEIVAYTLTITNPCPSSINYLTTADTEITFQITGYKSYDEASVADVKLYFTNGNDVNGVSTTYKSDGISVVGMTTTDSYTPKYFTLTPLVASPKVDVPNCAHYTHLCAVLVPVFGVSSDNDACISFGTNDDQAGNITCPDPVEGDGVTESDNGEVQDCDSECSGCSIHGNMLILIGASILAMHMVTIFKEN, encoded by the exons ATGATGATGCTGGTCTTCCTCTTTGCTGTCTTCATTGGATGTTTCCATGCCAACGTCGCAG aaATAACTATAGCTGAAGGCAGCCTCGCCACTGAGGGCAGTTTTCGGATCACCACAAAATACGAGGGGAGAATAACCTTTTCGTTGACATTAATGAACAGTCTACCAACAACCGAATCTGTTAAATCGCATCGCTTGGATGTCTACCTCTCCAACGACCCCTCACTATCGTTGAAGTCCAGAGAATACACGACCAGTAGTGACACAGCTTTCCCAATTGAAGTGGCGCCTGTGAACGAAGATGGTACGGTGGTTACAGACTTGACAACTGTAGTTGTTGCTGATTACCAGAACTGTGATAAATATTCCTATTTCTGTGTGGTATATGATAGCTATCGTCGTAATGGTTGGCAATGTATCAACGTTAGAGATAATATAGTTTGTCCAG AGATAGTAGCATATACTCTAACGATAACCAACCCATGTCCGTCGTCAATCAATTATCTGACAACGGCAGACACggaaataacatttcaaatcacCGGCTATAAATCATATGACGAAGCGTCCGTGGCTGATGTTAAATTATACTTCACTAATGGTAATGATGTGAACGGCGTCAGCACTACCTACAAAAGTGATGGAATCTCTGTGGTTGGCATGACAACGACTGATAGCTACACACCAAAATACTTCACACTCACACCTCTTGTGGCGTCTCCTAAAGTTGATGTCCCAAACTGTGCTCATTACACCCATCTATGTGCTGTTCTTGTACCTGTATTCGGTGTGAGCAGTGATAATGATGCATGTATTTCCTTTGGAACAAATGATGACCAAGCCGGTAATATAACATGTCCAGATCCTGTTG AAGGTGATGGCGTGACTGAAAGTGACAATGGTGAAGTACAGGATTGTGACAGTGAATGCAGTGGATGtagtatccatggcaacatgttgatattgaTTGGTGCCTCTATCCTTGCAATGCATATGGTGACTATCTTCAAG gAAAACTAG